Proteins from a single region of Kluyveromyces lactis strain NRRL Y-1140 chromosome C complete sequence:
- the SEC63 gene encoding protein-transporting protein SEC63 (similar to uniprot|P14906 Saccharomyces cerevisiae YOR254C SEC63 Essential subunit of Sec63 complex (Sec63p Sec62p Sec66p and Sec72p) with Sec61 complex Kar2p/BiP and Lhs1p forms a channel competent for SRP-dependent and post-translational SRP-independent protein targeting and import into the ER), translating to MPQNYDYDEASTTWPFFVLTVLFVAVTPVTLIELYRLIVGDSSDKSSSSEWSQLHEKYTSEEVRKYRLANKKKRSKKGIYFITVGWVLISMLIYHIRSNDAIYQIAAAAFDPYELLGVTLSSTDKEIKSAYRKLSVKFHPDKLSKDLNEIERTAMEEQFVMINKAYKALTDEITKENYRKYGHPDGPQSTSHGIALPKFLVEGGTSPFVVFAYFILLAFVLPMVVSKWWSTSQEYTKHGIHSETASHFVDKMFNFKPSYVVVPDLIIKWISEAKEFQLKFPELSSVDIANIIHSHVNREKTENEYARNYVLTKSSLLFHQLIEIASTFRNTEVALMALDTYKTVVQATPLSPHSQIFQLPNVDKEHFLDSTTDDICALGKLFTYPDDKIGKMLGIKDETALNETLKVASRIPKLKLVKGSFKVRGSSLNTAEPGSTPHIQVKVLVRSPRHKLFPNSLIPAEKIAGDDPLLLEQDPFEKLLEQPLLPETFAPLLPTKRRTCWYALVVSQKDGKIIQTPSLAQRLSLENLDVNFDKRVIKDLDKEFNAEDWTIGTFSIPFAQPAPKEEGTYFFRVVIKSPDYFGSDLDFTVPLTVKNTPIETDPKKEILEELDSDDSGNEGEENTGYSSEDFDESDGDDLEEDSDFTDIDTDTEDEHEATEETTEKSSKTD from the coding sequence ATGCCGCAGAATTATGATTACGATGAGGCAAGCACCACATGGCCATTTTTCGTACTCACGGTGTTATTTGTGGCTGTTACACCGGTAACATTGATTGAGCTGTATAGATTGATTGTTGGGGACTCCAGCGATAAGagttcttcatcagaatgGAGTCAATTGCACGAAAAATATACTTCAGAAGAAGTTCGGAAATATAGACTTGCtaataagaagaaaaggtcCAAGAAGGGAATTTACTTCATTACCGTTGGTTGGGTGCTCATTTCGATGTTGATTTATCATATTCGTTCCAACGATGCTATCTATCAGATTGCAGCAGCGGCTTTTGATCCATATGAGTTACTTGGTGTGACGCTTTCGTCTACCGATAAAGAGATCAAGTCTGCATACAGGAAATTATCTGTCAAATTCCATCCCGATAAGCTTTCCAAGGACCTAAATGAGATTGAAAGAACGGCTATGGAGGAACAGTTCGTGATGATTAACAAGGCTTATAAGGCTTTAACTGATGAAATTACGAAGGAAAATTATAGAAAGTATGGTCATCCAGATGGTCCTCAATCTACTTCTCACGGTATCGCTTTGCCCAAGTTCTTGGTGGAAGGAGGTACTTCCccatttgttgtttttgcATATTTCATTCTACTTGCGTTTGTGTTACCCATGGTAGTTTCTAAATGGTGGAGCACTTCGCAAGAGTACACAAAACACGGTATTCATTCTGAAACAGCATCTCACTTCGTTGACAAAATGTTCAACTTCAAACCATCTTATGTTGTTGTGCCAGACTTAATCATTAAATGGATCTCTGAAGCAAAAgaattccaattgaaattccCAGAATTGTCTTCCGTGGACATCGCTAACATTATCCATTCCCATGTTAACCGTGAAAAGACTGAAAACGAATATGCAAGGAACTATGTGCTTACCAAATCATCGTTACTTTTCCATCAATTGATAGAAATCGCATCCACTTTTAGGAACACTGAAGTTGCATTGATGGCGTTAGACACGTATAAGACAGTGGTACAGGCAACTCCGTTATCGCCACACtctcaaatctttcaattaCCAAACGTGGATAAAGAGCATTTCTTGGATTCAACTACAGATGATATTTGTGCCTTGGGTAAATTATTCACATACCCAGATGATAAGATAGGTAAGATGCTAGGAATAAAAGATGAAACAGCACTCaatgaaactttgaaagtagCGTCTCGTATTCCTAAGTTGAAGCTCGTCAAGGGCTCCTTCAAAGTTCGTGGATCTTCTCTAAATACCGCAGAACCAGGTTCTACTCCTCACATTCAAGTTAAAGTGTTGGTTCGTTCTCCAAGACACAAACTTTTCCCAAACTCATTGATCCCAGCTGAAAAAATAGCTGGCGATGATCCATTGTTATTGGAACAGGATCCCTTCGAAAAATTGTTGGAACAACCATTGTTGCCTGAAACTTTCGCACCTTTGCTTCCAACAAAGAGACGTACTTGCTGGTATGCGTTAGTGGTATCACAAAAGGATGGTAAAATAATTCAAACCCCAAGCTTGGCCCAAAGATTGTCCCTAGAAAATTTGGATGTCAATTTCGATAAAAGAGTTATTAAAGATTTAGACAAGGAATTTAACGCTGAAGACTGGACCATCGGCACTTTCTCAATTCCTTTCGCTCAGCCTGCTCCTAAAGAAGAAGGCACATATTTCTTCAGAGTCGTTATCAAGTCTCCAGATTACTTTGGTTCTGATTTAGACTTCACTGTTCCATTGACTGTGAAAAATActccaattgaaacagatCCTAAGAAGGAGATATTGGAAGAACTAGACTCTGACGATTCAGGAAATGAAGGCGAAGAAAATACTGGATATTCCTCCGAAGACTTTGATGAATCCGATGGTGATGATCTAGAAGAGGACTCTGATTTCACTGATATAGATACTGAtactgaagatgaacatGAAGCAACTGAGGAAACCACTGAAAAATCCTCCAAGACAGATTAA
- the NAT5 gene encoding peptide alpha-N-acetyltransferase subunit NAT5 (similar to uniprot|Q08689 Saccharomyces cerevisiae YOR253W NAT5 Subunit of the N-terminal acetyltransferase NatA (Nat1p Ard1p Nat5p) N-terminally acetylates many proteins which influences multiple processes such as the cell cycle heat- shock resistance mating sporulation and telomeric silencing) gives MGRALVTIDNVYANNLGTFRKIIDVVLPVQYPGEYFEEVVDKNAKGVFYAQLAYYGEIAIGAVKSRLIANKTGGVKPAGMYIEVLAVLEAYRGKTAGSLMLKYIEDKCKESFQHDIYVHVATDNETAIEWYEKNGFSRDGDILENYYKNTTGSNDAFVYKKSV, from the coding sequence ATGGGTAGAGCATTGGTTACGATTGATAACGTTTACGCTAACAATTTAGGAACATTCAGAAAGATCATTGATGTTGTGCTACCGGTTCAGTATCCAGGTGAATACTTCGAGGAAGTTGTGGACAAGAATGCGAAAGGAGTATTCTATGCACAGCTAGCATATTACGGGGAAATTGCGATTGGTGCTGTAAAATCCAGATTAATAGCCAATAAGACCGGCGGAGTCAAACCAGCAGGTATGTACATCGAAGTATTGGCCGTACTTGAAGCTTACCGTGGAAAGACAGCTGGTTCATTAATGTTGAAGTATATCGAAGATAAATGTAAGGAAAGCTTTCAACACGATATATACGTGCATGTTGCCACCGACAATGAAACAGCAATAGAATGGTATGAGAAGAATGGCTTTTCCAGGGATGGTGacattttggaaaactaTTACAAGAATACCACTGGATCTAATGATGCATTTGTATATAAGAAGTCAGTATGA